In Marinomonas posidonica IVIA-Po-181, a single window of DNA contains:
- a CDS encoding NAD(P)/FAD-dependent oxidoreductase: MRIVIIGAGMAGSKLAEELLLKQPQTYKITLIGEESKAGYNRIMLSSLLANEITPENMALVNVQAMQQSGLEMITGDAVQALQLPKQQVQLASGRMIQYDKLILATGSKARILPIEGTDAANVMGFRTWQDVDSMMDLPEAQSVSVIGGGLLGLEAAVGLVKRGHKVTVFHRSGYLLNRQLDEAAAQLLQTRLESMGIEFRLGESPQGLIKHVSGQVNGLQRPNGEIQETDLVVMAAGIVPEIALAKQAGLHTEQAIQVNEQMATSHADVFAIGECCEFQQHTFGLVAPIWSQIAVLVDVLSDQKAEFSIQPTPTKLKVSGVNVFSVGQIQPKKNDHCLIYQDVGTNQYRKLVVNEGLLVGAILYGNVADGSWYFQLIQNKTNVSDQLDRLIFGEAYCQSKVA; this comes from the coding sequence ATGCGCATTGTGATTATCGGAGCCGGGATGGCTGGCAGTAAATTGGCGGAGGAATTACTGCTTAAGCAGCCCCAGACATACAAAATCACTTTGATTGGAGAAGAGTCTAAAGCCGGTTACAACCGTATTATGCTGTCCTCTCTGTTAGCGAATGAAATTACTCCAGAAAATATGGCATTGGTGAATGTACAAGCCATGCAACAGTCTGGGCTTGAAATGATAACGGGGGATGCCGTACAGGCGCTGCAGCTGCCAAAACAACAAGTTCAGTTGGCCAGTGGTCGAATGATTCAATACGACAAATTGATCTTAGCCACTGGGTCAAAAGCACGAATCTTACCAATCGAAGGAACCGATGCAGCTAATGTGATGGGGTTTCGTACATGGCAGGACGTAGACAGCATGATGGACTTGCCAGAGGCTCAGTCGGTTAGTGTGATTGGTGGTGGTTTATTAGGTTTAGAGGCCGCTGTTGGGTTGGTTAAACGAGGTCATAAGGTGACTGTGTTTCATCGTAGTGGTTATTTATTAAACCGACAATTGGATGAAGCCGCTGCACAGTTGCTGCAAACTCGACTCGAAAGCATGGGGATCGAATTTAGACTGGGCGAGTCACCACAAGGCTTGATCAAACATGTTTCTGGTCAAGTGAATGGATTACAACGACCAAATGGTGAAATACAAGAAACCGATTTGGTGGTCATGGCCGCTGGGATTGTGCCTGAAATTGCTTTGGCAAAGCAGGCCGGTTTGCATACCGAACAAGCCATACAAGTAAATGAGCAGATGGCAACGTCCCATGCTGATGTGTTTGCTATTGGTGAATGCTGCGAATTTCAACAGCATACCTTTGGTCTAGTGGCGCCGATTTGGTCACAGATCGCTGTATTGGTTGACGTTTTGTCTGACCAGAAAGCTGAGTTTTCGATTCAACCAACGCCAACCAAGTTAAAAGTGTCCGGAGTAAATGTCTTTTCTGTTGGGCAGATTCAGCCAAAGAAAAATGATCATTGTTTGATTTATCAAGATGTCGGGACAAATCAATATCGCAAACTAGTGGTCAATGAAGGCCTACTGGTTGGTGCAATTCTTTATGGCAATGTCGCCGATGGTAGCTGGTATTTTCAGCTGATTCAAAACAAGACGAATGTTTCTGACCAGCTTGATCGGTTGATCTTTGGTGAAGCTTATTGTCAAAGCAAAGTAGCGTAA
- a CDS encoding ABC transporter permease has translation MSDLSIHSLKEKLEQVSLKSLLLPMCGIIIFVMLWQVGASRVHTSLGVFPGPAVVYEQWGNLISEHQNERVKEQRFYERQEDRIAKRQAKDPSYVGKIRSYTGKPTFFDQIFTSLYTVLAGFGLACLIAIPLGILIGLNNAVYSALNPVIQVFKPVSPLAWLPLVTMVVSATYVSDDPIFSKSFLTSMFTVTLCCMWPTLINTAVGVAAVEKDLLNVSKVLRLGWFTHVMKIVIPSAIPLMFTGLRLSLGIAWMVLIAAEMLAQNPGLGKFVWDEFQNGSSNSLGRIMVAVLMIGFIGFLLDRAMLMVQRFVSWDKTQILR, from the coding sequence ATGTCAGATTTATCCATTCACTCTTTAAAGGAAAAGCTGGAGCAGGTCTCTCTCAAAAGTCTTCTGCTGCCTATGTGTGGAATCATCATTTTTGTCATGCTCTGGCAGGTTGGCGCTAGCCGAGTACACACCTCTTTGGGGGTGTTTCCTGGGCCAGCTGTAGTGTATGAGCAATGGGGCAACCTGATTAGCGAGCATCAAAATGAAAGAGTAAAAGAGCAGCGTTTTTATGAGCGTCAGGAAGATAGAATCGCCAAACGCCAAGCGAAAGACCCAAGTTATGTTGGTAAAATACGTTCTTACACTGGGAAGCCAACATTTTTTGACCAAATTTTCACCAGTCTTTATACCGTATTGGCAGGCTTTGGTTTGGCATGCCTGATTGCGATTCCACTTGGCATTTTGATTGGTTTGAATAATGCGGTTTACAGTGCGCTAAACCCTGTCATTCAAGTCTTCAAGCCTGTATCACCACTTGCCTGGTTACCACTTGTCACCATGGTAGTAAGTGCGACCTATGTATCCGATGACCCAATCTTCTCTAAATCCTTCTTAACCTCCATGTTTACCGTGACCTTGTGTTGTATGTGGCCGACCTTGATCAATACGGCCGTTGGTGTGGCGGCCGTTGAGAAAGATTTACTGAACGTGTCCAAAGTACTGCGTCTTGGCTGGTTCACGCATGTGATGAAAATTGTCATCCCATCAGCAATTCCTCTTATGTTTACCGGTTTAAGGTTGTCTTTGGGGATTGCTTGGATGGTGTTGATCGCGGCTGAAATGTTGGCTCAAAACCCTGGTCTAGGTAAGTTTGTGTGGGATGAATTTCAAAACGGTAGTTCGAACTCGTTAGGTAGAATCATGGTCGCAGTGTTGATGATTGGTTTTATCGGCTTTTTATTAGATAGGGCCATGTTAATGGTTCAGCGTTTTGTTTCTTGGGATAAAACGCAGATTTTACGTTAA
- the nirB gene encoding nitrite reductase large subunit NirB, which translates to MSMHTQTTHKPHLVVVGNGMVGHHFVEQLLAQGGQHTFDISVFGEEPHLAYDRVHLSEYFTGKVAADLAMTDGRLYDENGVRYFTNSQVVGIDRDAKQLTLASGKTLGYDKLILATGSYPFVPPMPGHDRDNTFVYRTLEDLDAIRDCAKKVTRGTVVGGGLLGLEAANALKNLGLETSVVEFAPRLMPVQLDEAGGQVLKEMIEGLDVAVYTATATQEIVDGDAAFHRMNFADDQFIETDLILFSAGIRPQDALARQSGLELGERGGICINNDCQTSDNSIYAIGECALWNGRIYGLVAPGYSMAKAAVAHLLGETGKAFMGADMSTKLKLLGCDVGSIGDAHAQTQGCKVFVYQDELTQSYRKMVVSEDGKKLLGAVLVGDNSYYDTLLQYYLNGIDLPDKASSLILPSMDGAPAALGVDALPATASICSCHNVTKQDINDAVCAGALSVGDVKGVTKAATGCGGCAALLKKVVDNELLALGVEVSTDICEHFAYTRQDLYNLIKVEGIQTFAELLSKHGKGHGCEICKPAVGSILASVWNDYVLKKEHIGLQDTNDRFLANMQKDGTYSIVPRIPGGEITPEKLIVLGQVAKDYSLYTKITGGQRIDLFGATLSQLPEIWEKLVAAGFETGQAYGKSLRTVKSCVGSTWCRFGVNDSMTMAIDLENRYKGLRSPHKIKFAVSGCTRECAEAQSKDIGVIATEGGWNLYVCGNGGMKPRHADLFATDLDDETLVKYIDRVLMFYTKTADRLQRTSVWMESLDGGLEYLKEVVIEDKLGLCAELEASMQNVVDTFQCEWKKTLQDEQALKNFRQFVNFEGEDSNVVFVEERNQLRPATEDEKQLIAKVG; encoded by the coding sequence ATGTCGATGCATACTCAAACAACGCATAAACCACATTTGGTCGTTGTGGGAAACGGAATGGTTGGGCACCATTTCGTAGAGCAATTACTAGCGCAAGGTGGGCAACACACTTTTGATATCAGTGTTTTCGGTGAAGAGCCTCATTTGGCCTATGATCGAGTGCACTTGAGTGAATATTTTACTGGTAAAGTAGCGGCTGACCTGGCGATGACGGATGGTCGTTTATACGACGAAAATGGGGTTCGTTACTTTACGAATAGTCAGGTGGTTGGAATTGATCGAGACGCCAAGCAATTGACTTTGGCGTCGGGTAAGACCTTAGGCTATGACAAGTTGATATTGGCCACCGGTTCCTATCCTTTTGTGCCACCTATGCCGGGTCACGATAGAGACAATACCTTTGTATATCGTACCTTAGAAGACCTAGATGCGATTCGTGACTGTGCGAAGAAAGTGACTCGTGGCACAGTGGTTGGTGGCGGTTTACTAGGACTGGAAGCGGCTAATGCCTTAAAAAATCTGGGATTAGAAACCAGTGTGGTGGAGTTTGCCCCTCGTTTAATGCCAGTGCAATTAGATGAGGCGGGTGGTCAGGTCTTGAAAGAGATGATCGAAGGGCTTGATGTGGCCGTTTATACCGCAACAGCAACACAGGAAATCGTTGACGGTGACGCCGCATTCCATCGAATGAACTTTGCGGATGATCAGTTTATTGAGACAGATTTGATTCTATTTTCAGCTGGTATTCGACCACAAGATGCTTTGGCCAGGCAGTCAGGTTTAGAGTTGGGTGAGCGTGGTGGTATTTGCATTAACAATGATTGCCAAACCAGTGATAACAGTATTTATGCCATTGGTGAATGTGCGCTTTGGAATGGTCGTATTTATGGCCTAGTGGCACCAGGTTACAGTATGGCAAAAGCAGCGGTCGCACATTTATTGGGAGAAACTGGCAAAGCCTTTATGGGCGCTGACATGAGTACGAAACTTAAATTATTGGGTTGTGATGTGGGTTCCATTGGTGATGCTCATGCCCAGACTCAAGGGTGCAAAGTCTTTGTTTACCAAGATGAGTTAACGCAAAGCTATCGCAAGATGGTGGTCTCTGAAGACGGTAAAAAACTGCTGGGTGCCGTTCTGGTGGGTGACAACAGCTACTACGATACCTTGTTGCAATATTATCTCAATGGCATTGATTTACCTGATAAGGCCTCTTCTCTGATTTTACCCAGTATGGATGGTGCGCCAGCCGCTTTAGGGGTGGACGCATTGCCTGCCACGGCGTCAATTTGTAGCTGTCATAATGTGACGAAACAAGATATTAATGATGCTGTTTGTGCCGGCGCTTTATCGGTCGGCGATGTAAAAGGTGTGACCAAAGCGGCCACGGGGTGTGGTGGCTGTGCCGCGTTATTGAAAAAAGTCGTAGACAACGAGTTACTGGCGTTGGGCGTCGAAGTCAGTACGGATATTTGTGAGCACTTTGCTTATACCCGTCAAGACTTATACAACCTAATCAAGGTCGAAGGCATTCAGACCTTTGCTGAATTGTTAAGCAAGCACGGTAAAGGCCATGGTTGCGAAATTTGTAAACCTGCTGTCGGTTCGATTTTAGCCTCGGTCTGGAACGATTATGTGTTGAAAAAAGAGCACATTGGTTTGCAAGACACGAACGATCGTTTTTTGGCAAATATGCAGAAGGATGGTACCTATTCCATTGTGCCACGTATTCCGGGTGGGGAAATTACGCCTGAGAAACTCATAGTGTTGGGACAGGTGGCAAAAGATTACAGCCTATACACTAAGATTACGGGCGGGCAGCGAATCGATTTATTTGGCGCGACCTTATCGCAATTACCCGAAATATGGGAAAAACTCGTTGCGGCCGGATTCGAGACAGGCCAAGCGTATGGCAAGTCGTTGCGTACGGTGAAGTCTTGTGTAGGTAGCACATGGTGTCGTTTTGGGGTGAATGACAGTATGACCATGGCGATTGATTTGGAGAATCGTTACAAGGGGTTAAGGTCGCCCCATAAAATCAAATTTGCAGTGTCTGGTTGTACTCGAGAATGTGCGGAAGCACAGAGTAAAGACATTGGTGTGATTGCCACCGAAGGTGGGTGGAACCTCTATGTTTGTGGTAATGGTGGTATGAAACCTCGTCATGCGGATCTTTTTGCCACGGATTTAGACGATGAGACTCTAGTGAAATACATCGACCGAGTGCTGATGTTTTACACTAAAACAGCCGATCGATTACAGCGAACATCGGTTTGGATGGAGAGCTTAGACGGTGGCTTGGAGTATCTGAAGGAAGTGGTTATCGAAGACAAATTAGGACTGTGTGCTGAATTGGAAGCGAGCATGCAAAATGTTGTCGATACCTTCCAGTGCGAGTGGAAAAAAACACTCCAAGATGAACAAGCGTTGAAGAATTTTCGACAGTTTG
- a CDS encoding ABC transporter ATP-binding protein — protein MATHLDISHVSIEFPTKKGSFKALDGVNLKIAQGEFVSLIGHSGCGKSTVLNIVAGLYDATEGGVLLDGKEVKGPGPERAVVFQNHSLLPWLTSYQNVELAVKQVFKKSKSKKEMHDWIMHNLDLVHMTHAADKRPDEISGGMKQRVGIARALAMEPSVLLMDEPFGALDALTRAHLQDSLMEIQKDLNNTVIMITHDVDEAVLLSDRIVMMTNGPAATIGEILEVDLPRPRDRLALANDPKYVDYRAQVLTFLYEKQRKVEPITGTAKNSAPNTSKVASA, from the coding sequence ATGGCGACACATTTAGACATCAGTCATGTATCCATTGAGTTCCCAACCAAGAAAGGCTCTTTTAAAGCCTTAGATGGTGTGAATTTAAAAATTGCACAAGGGGAGTTTGTTTCTCTCATTGGTCACTCAGGTTGTGGTAAGTCCACGGTATTGAACATTGTTGCTGGCTTGTATGACGCAACAGAAGGTGGTGTTTTATTAGATGGGAAAGAGGTGAAAGGGCCTGGGCCTGAGCGTGCGGTGGTGTTTCAAAATCACTCGCTGTTACCTTGGCTGACGTCCTATCAAAACGTCGAACTGGCGGTAAAGCAGGTGTTCAAGAAGAGTAAATCGAAAAAAGAAATGCATGATTGGATTATGCATAACTTGGATTTAGTGCATATGACACATGCGGCGGATAAACGACCAGATGAAATTTCTGGTGGTATGAAGCAGCGAGTTGGTATTGCACGAGCCTTGGCAATGGAACCAAGCGTGTTGCTGATGGATGAACCTTTTGGTGCCTTGGATGCCTTAACCCGAGCACATTTACAAGATTCTTTGATGGAAATTCAAAAAGACCTAAACAACACAGTGATTATGATTACCCATGATGTGGATGAGGCTGTTTTACTGTCTGATCGTATTGTGATGATGACCAATGGTCCTGCGGCCACCATAGGGGAGATTTTAGAGGTGGATTTACCTCGCCCTCGTGACCGTTTGGCGTTGGCAAATGATCCGAAGTATGTTGATTATCGCGCTCAAGTACTGACTTTCTTGTACGAAAAACAACGCAAGGTGGAACCCATTACAGGGACGGCTAAAAACAGCGCGCCAAACACAAGTAAAGTGGCCAGTGCCTGA